Proteins encoded by one window of Vibrio rumoiensis:
- the trpR gene encoding trp operon repressor: MDNSKQQTHNDQSAPEFVNWQDVLSLLGHSCQQEQLDFLLSMLLTYDEREALLARMNILHELIKGERSQRQISQMLGVGVATITRGSSELKKLQPEQKQQLQAMLQAAANQG, encoded by the coding sequence ATGGATAATTCAAAGCAGCAAACCCATAACGATCAATCGGCACCTGAGTTTGTTAATTGGCAAGATGTATTGTCTCTACTTGGGCATTCTTGTCAGCAAGAACAGTTGGATTTTTTATTGTCGATGCTTTTGACCTATGATGAGCGAGAAGCTCTATTAGCTCGTATGAATATCTTACATGAGCTGATTAAAGGTGAGCGTTCTCAGCGTCAAATTAGTCAAATGTTAGGGGTAGGTGTCGCGACGATTACCCGTGGTTCATCGGAATTGAAAAAGCTGCAACCGGAGCAAAAGCAGCAGTTGCAAGCTATGTTACAAGCTGCTGCAAATCAAGGTTAA
- the rluD gene encoding 23S rRNA pseudouridine(1911/1915/1917) synthase RluD yields MAQQIIRTDTVKDSQLGQRLDQAIAELFSEFSRSRLKEWLLEGKVQVNGEVITKPRIRVMGGEEITIEAELEDEERWEAQDIPLDIVYEDDHIIVINKPRDFVVHPGAGTPDGTVLNALLHHYPAIAEVPRAGIVHRLDKDTTGLMVVAKTVPAQTRLVRALQKRRITREYEAIILGNMTAGGMVEKPIGRHSTKRTLMAVNELGKPAVTHYRVAEHFRVHTRIRLRLETGRTHQIRVHMSYIQHPLLGDVAYGGRARIPKGASKQLTDMIRSFDRQALHAVMLKFVHPETGEEMKFHAPIPDDMVAMTEALRQDAKENKEEE; encoded by the coding sequence ATGGCCCAGCAGATAATACGCACTGATACAGTAAAAGATTCTCAATTAGGGCAACGCTTAGATCAAGCGATTGCTGAATTATTTTCAGAATTCTCACGCTCACGTTTGAAAGAATGGTTGCTTGAAGGCAAGGTTCAAGTCAATGGTGAAGTAATAACAAAACCTCGCATCCGTGTTATGGGTGGGGAGGAAATCACTATTGAAGCTGAGTTAGAAGATGAAGAGCGCTGGGAAGCACAAGATATCCCGTTGGATATCGTGTACGAGGATGATCATATTATTGTCATCAATAAACCACGTGACTTTGTTGTTCACCCAGGAGCAGGTACGCCGGATGGTACGGTATTGAATGCTTTATTGCATCATTACCCAGCGATTGCTGAAGTACCTCGTGCGGGTATTGTGCATCGCCTGGATAAAGATACTACTGGTTTGATGGTGGTTGCCAAAACGGTTCCTGCGCAAACTCGTTTAGTTCGTGCATTGCAAAAACGTAGGATTACTCGTGAATATGAAGCCATCATACTTGGCAATATGACGGCAGGTGGCATGGTTGAAAAACCAATTGGTCGTCACTCGACAAAACGTACCTTAATGGCAGTCAATGAATTAGGTAAACCGGCGGTTACTCATTATCGAGTAGCAGAGCATTTCCGTGTTCATACTCGTATTCGTTTACGTCTTGAAACAGGGCGTACTCACCAAATTCGTGTGCACATGTCTTATATTCAACACCCTCTATTAGGGGATGTGGCTTATGGTGGCCGTGCGCGTATTCCTAAAGGAGCGTCGAAGCAATTAACGGATATGATACGTAGCTTTGATCGTCAAGCGCTGCATGCGGTAATGCTTAAATTTGTTCATCCAGAAACGGGCGAAGAAATGAAATTCCATGCGCCAATCCCAGATGATATGGTCGCAATGACGGAAGCATTACGACAAGATGCCAAAGAAAACAAAGAAGAGGAATAA
- the ettA gene encoding energy-dependent translational throttle protein EttA, with protein MAEYVYTMSRVSKIVPPKRQILKDISLSFFPGAKIGVLGLNGAGKSTLLRIMAGIDTDIDGEARPQPGLNIGYLPQEPVLDESKTVREIVEEAVADVADALKRIDAVYAAYAEPDADFDALAKEQGELEALIQAKDGHNLENALERAADALRLPEWDAKIEHLSGGERRRVAICRLLLEKPDMLLLDEPTNHLDAESVAWLEHFLVDYSGTVVAITHDRYFLDNAAGWILELDRGEGIPWEGNYTSWLEQKDERLAQEASAENARKKTIEKELEWVRQNPKGRQAKSKARMARFEELNKSDHQKRNETNELFIPPGERLGDKVLEVNNLTKSFGDRVLIDNLSFSMPKGAIVGIVGANGAGKSTLFKMLSGTEQPDSGTIELGETVKLASVDQFRDSMNDSNTVFQEISEGADIIKINNFEIPARAYCSRFNFRGVDQQKRIGELSGGERNRVHLAKLLKAGGNVLLLDEPTNDLDVETLRALEEALLEFPGCAMVISHDRWFLDRIATHILDYRDEGQVNFYEGNYTEYSEWLKQTLGAAAAEPHRIKYKRVTK; from the coding sequence ATGGCTGAATACGTCTATACCATGTCTCGCGTGAGCAAAATTGTGCCACCGAAACGTCAAATATTGAAAGATATCTCACTAAGCTTTTTTCCTGGTGCCAAAATTGGTGTTTTAGGCCTTAATGGCGCTGGTAAATCCACCCTATTACGTATCATGGCAGGTATTGATACCGATATTGATGGTGAAGCCCGTCCTCAACCCGGCCTTAATATTGGCTACCTTCCTCAAGAACCTGTACTCGATGAATCAAAAACCGTACGTGAAATTGTAGAAGAAGCAGTGGCAGATGTCGCGGATGCACTGAAACGAATTGATGCCGTTTATGCTGCCTACGCAGAACCGGATGCCGATTTTGATGCGTTAGCGAAAGAGCAAGGCGAACTAGAAGCTTTAATTCAAGCGAAAGATGGTCACAACCTAGAAAATGCACTCGAGCGTGCCGCGGATGCACTTCGTCTTCCTGAGTGGGATGCCAAAATTGAACACCTTTCAGGTGGTGAACGTCGCCGTGTGGCTATTTGTCGCCTGTTACTTGAAAAACCAGACATGTTGCTACTTGATGAGCCAACCAACCACTTGGATGCTGAATCTGTCGCTTGGCTTGAGCACTTCCTCGTTGATTACAGCGGTACTGTGGTAGCAATTACCCACGACCGTTACTTCCTTGATAATGCAGCGGGTTGGATTCTAGAGCTTGACCGTGGTGAAGGTATTCCATGGGAAGGTAACTACACCTCATGGTTAGAGCAAAAAGATGAGCGTTTAGCGCAAGAAGCATCAGCTGAAAATGCTCGTAAAAAGACCATTGAAAAAGAGTTAGAGTGGGTTCGTCAAAATCCGAAAGGTCGCCAAGCGAAATCAAAAGCTCGTATGGCGCGCTTTGAAGAACTTAACAAATCTGATCACCAAAAACGTAACGAAACCAATGAGCTGTTTATTCCGCCGGGCGAGCGTTTAGGTGACAAGGTTCTTGAAGTAAACAACTTAACGAAATCATTCGGTGATCGCGTTCTGATTGATAACTTATCTTTCAGCATGCCTAAAGGCGCTATCGTTGGTATCGTCGGTGCTAACGGCGCGGGTAAATCAACCCTATTCAAAATGTTAAGTGGGACAGAACAACCGGATTCAGGCACCATTGAACTAGGTGAAACCGTGAAGCTGGCTTCCGTTGATCAGTTCCGTGACAGCATGAATGATAGCAACACGGTATTCCAAGAAATCTCGGAAGGCGCTGATATCATCAAGATCAACAACTTTGAAATTCCAGCGCGTGCTTACTGCTCTCGCTTTAACTTCCGTGGTGTTGATCAACAAAAACGTATTGGCGAGCTTTCTGGTGGTGAACGTAACCGTGTTCACTTAGCCAAGCTACTCAAAGCGGGCGGTAACGTATTACTACTCGATGAACCGACCAATGACTTGGACGTGGAAACATTACGTGCCCTTGAAGAAGCATTACTTGAGTTCCCAGGGTGTGCCATGGTTATCTCGCATGACCGTTGGTTCCTAGACCGTATCGCAACACACATTCTCGATTACCGTGATGAAGGCCAAGTGAACTTCTACGAAGGTAACTACACCGAATACAGCGAATGGTTGAAGCAAACACTCGGCGCAGCGGCTGCTGAACCTCACCGCATCAAATATAAGCGTGTGACTAAGTAG
- a CDS encoding M23 family metallopeptidase, translating to MPDFDSTLPPPLHSRITAKREQSIWPMMIFKLIAGQKLFKTLVVFSIFFLFSTSWVVISQWQNSRHQLDTLNQELQHYKVLYQQQLTTNKNLQGSLQEQDEAEVLNNNSLTSSINFDQALVAIDNSGEITSPLAPAIEASLFRMIPNDIPVNYHRISSPYGERLHPISGKWKRHLGMDLTCPLGTPIFATADGVIEMTRASNQGYGNLLKIRHAFGFSTLYAHLNQFAVKPGQFVEKGDRVGFCGSTGNSTGSHLHYEVRFIGKTLDPQDFMQWQPENIEQLFNQQSYVPWANLIQQLNRTINLQLLLAITNKPPINVLNKSSTFTRQDNLKRKEGLQDFGIEDDGWVTVKD from the coding sequence ATGCCTGACTTCGATTCCACATTGCCGCCCCCTCTACACTCTCGTATTACCGCAAAGCGCGAACAGAGTATTTGGCCTATGATGATCTTTAAGCTCATAGCAGGTCAAAAGCTATTTAAAACACTCGTTGTTTTTTCAATTTTCTTTTTATTTTCAACTTCATGGGTAGTCATTAGTCAGTGGCAAAATAGCCGTCATCAACTCGACACCCTTAATCAAGAATTACAACACTACAAAGTTTTATATCAACAACAACTTACAACCAATAAAAATCTGCAAGGCTCTTTACAAGAACAAGATGAAGCAGAAGTTCTGAACAATAATTCTCTCACTTCTTCAATCAATTTCGATCAAGCGCTCGTTGCAATAGATAATTCAGGAGAGATTACCTCCCCTCTTGCTCCAGCTATTGAAGCCAGCTTGTTTCGCATGATCCCCAATGATATTCCGGTCAACTACCACCGAATTTCTTCGCCTTATGGAGAACGACTTCATCCCATTAGCGGTAAATGGAAACGACATCTAGGAATGGATTTAACCTGCCCACTTGGTACTCCTATCTTTGCAACTGCCGATGGCGTCATAGAGATGACCCGAGCTAGTAATCAAGGTTACGGTAATTTATTAAAAATTCGCCATGCATTTGGTTTCTCCACTCTTTACGCCCACTTAAACCAGTTCGCAGTCAAACCAGGACAGTTTGTCGAAAAAGGTGACCGAGTTGGATTTTGTGGCAGTACTGGTAATTCGACGGGTTCACATTTGCATTACGAAGTTCGCTTTATTGGTAAAACCTTAGATCCGCAAGATTTTATGCAATGGCAACCTGAAAACATTGAGCAACTCTTTAACCAGCAATCATACGTACCTTGGGCAAACCTGATTCAGCAGCTTAATCGCACGATTAACTTACAGCTATTACTGGCCATAACCAATAAACCGCCAATTAATGTTTTAAATAAATCAAGTACATTCACCAGACAAGACAATCTAAAGAGAAAAGAAGGATTACAAGATTTTGGGATAGAGGATGATGGTTGGGTAACGGTAAAAGACTAA
- the bamD gene encoding outer membrane protein assembly factor BamD, with protein MKRQYLLGLISLLFLAGCADNKDAVPDIPPSDLYTQAQQELQSGGWTEAIKKLEALDSRYPFGPYSDQVQLDLIYAYYKNGDYPLALASIERFSRLNPTHERSDWVLYMRGLTHMAQDSNFMHSLFGIDRHDRDPEPVKAAFIDFKRLLERYPDSLYAADSRARLSFLKNRLAEYDLSSADFYLRREAWVAAINRSQEIQKTYPDTVAAHKSLKIQLEAYKKLGLDDAVKRTEELIELNKKK; from the coding sequence ATGAAACGCCAATACCTTTTGGGACTTATTTCCCTACTCTTTCTTGCTGGCTGTGCTGACAATAAAGACGCAGTACCAGACATTCCTCCATCGGATCTTTACACCCAAGCTCAGCAAGAACTGCAATCTGGTGGCTGGACGGAAGCAATCAAAAAACTCGAAGCTTTAGATTCACGTTACCCATTTGGTCCTTATTCAGATCAAGTGCAACTTGATCTCATCTATGCCTACTATAAAAATGGTGACTATCCACTCGCTTTAGCGTCTATCGAACGATTTTCACGTTTAAACCCAACGCATGAACGTTCTGATTGGGTTTTATACATGCGTGGCTTGACCCACATGGCGCAAGATTCTAACTTTATGCATTCTTTATTTGGTATTGATCGTCATGATAGAGATCCTGAACCAGTAAAAGCGGCCTTCATTGACTTTAAACGTTTACTCGAACGTTACCCAGATAGTTTATATGCGGCAGATTCACGTGCTCGTTTGAGTTTTCTAAAAAATCGCTTAGCGGAATACGACCTTTCTTCTGCCGATTTTTATTTACGTCGCGAGGCTTGGGTGGCCGCCATTAACCGCAGCCAAGAAATCCAAAAAACCTATCCAGATACGGTAGCTGCACATAAATCTTTAAAAATTCAACTAGAAGCTTATAAGAAACTTGGGTTAGATGATGCGGTTAAACGCACTGAAGAATTAATCGAACTCAATAAGAAAAAGTAA
- a CDS encoding transglycosylase SLT domain-containing protein — MLNCKKTLFLCVVSVSAIFSAAYVIAQPISETQVKVSNSTDKALSPLEIQRQVYEQAQDLLDKDDVEGYQVIRPQIASYPLTPYVDYRAFLTDIEHRTPKEVNGFTEKFQSFPFSARVRANYLDALAKTNQWKRITEYQTEEPRDQKYRCYYYFAKWTQGEKELAYKGAQDLWLTGSSVSSACDPLFDEWTKAGLRNDDMVLQRMLLGFKSSNSGLFTYLDNMLVSDEAKRQSKDLQALYADPSDVLSFSQKSKITPFNQQLTEYAFRMLIRKNTAQAVEYYDQVMKGQKIPQSAQVELSNYASAWLMNTDSDKLATWRDQMLDKQGVPSRLERRARIAIQNGDWNDLAHWISKLPEYDQKTLRWQYWLARVEYSQGKDEQATQRLKKMLGQRNFYSAAAANLLGEPIRYQSKLLNEPLPDISKDQPALDRIAEMIAVDKIYAAKSEWRWLLWHSTQSEKKALVKYASDKRWHNFTVVATIEANMWDYTSLRFPIAHRWWFDFYSKKNDVPLITLMSLARQESALDIEARSPVGARGIMQIMPATAKHTADVYNLNYNDADELYNVQKNIEIGSSYLGGLLEDFNRNRIFAFAAYNAGPHRVKQWRARTNQSIDAYSFIEAIPFDETRGYVQNILMFETYYRNLLGQDGAFLTPQEVKEKY; from the coding sequence ATGCTGAATTGTAAAAAGACTCTATTCCTCTGTGTTGTATCGGTCAGCGCAATATTTTCTGCCGCTTATGTTATCGCTCAGCCAATTAGTGAAACTCAGGTGAAAGTGTCTAATTCAACAGACAAAGCGTTATCACCACTCGAGATCCAAAGACAGGTTTATGAACAAGCTCAAGACTTGCTTGATAAAGATGATGTGGAGGGGTATCAAGTGATTCGACCGCAAATTGCTAGCTATCCTTTAACTCCTTATGTTGACTACCGAGCTTTTTTGACGGATATCGAGCATAGAACACCGAAAGAAGTGAATGGTTTTACCGAAAAATTTCAATCGTTTCCATTTTCAGCTCGCGTAAGAGCGAATTACCTTGATGCACTAGCCAAAACGAATCAATGGAAACGGATAACGGAATATCAAACCGAAGAACCTAGAGATCAAAAATATCGTTGTTATTACTATTTTGCCAAGTGGACACAAGGTGAAAAAGAGTTGGCCTATAAAGGCGCTCAAGATTTATGGTTAACAGGGAGTAGTGTGTCGTCGGCTTGTGATCCTCTGTTTGATGAGTGGACAAAAGCTGGATTACGAAATGACGATATGGTTTTACAGCGCATGCTATTGGGGTTTAAATCGTCTAATTCTGGTTTATTTACCTATTTAGATAATATGCTGGTTAGCGATGAAGCAAAACGTCAATCTAAAGATTTACAAGCCTTGTATGCCGATCCTAGTGATGTACTGTCATTCAGTCAAAAGTCGAAAATTACGCCATTCAATCAGCAATTAACGGAATATGCATTTAGAATGCTAATTCGTAAAAATACTGCTCAAGCTGTGGAGTATTACGATCAGGTAATGAAAGGCCAAAAGATCCCTCAATCCGCTCAGGTTGAACTATCCAACTATGCCAGTGCTTGGTTAATGAATACTGATTCCGACAAATTAGCCACATGGCGCGATCAAATGCTGGATAAACAAGGGGTACCTTCTCGCCTGGAGAGACGTGCCCGTATTGCCATTCAAAATGGTGATTGGAATGATTTAGCTCATTGGATAAGTAAACTGCCTGAATATGATCAAAAGACGCTTCGTTGGCAATATTGGTTAGCACGAGTTGAGTATTCTCAAGGTAAAGATGAACAAGCCACTCAACGTTTAAAGAAAATGTTGGGACAACGTAATTTTTACAGTGCTGCGGCTGCCAATTTACTTGGCGAGCCAATTCGTTATCAAAGTAAGTTGTTGAATGAACCATTACCTGATATTTCGAAAGATCAGCCAGCCCTTGATCGTATTGCCGAGATGATTGCGGTTGATAAAATTTATGCAGCAAAAAGCGAATGGCGCTGGTTGTTATGGCATAGTACTCAAAGCGAGAAGAAGGCATTAGTCAAATATGCTTCAGATAAACGTTGGCATAATTTCACTGTGGTTGCCACAATTGAGGCCAATATGTGGGACTATACTAGCTTGCGTTTTCCTATTGCCCACCGTTGGTGGTTTGATTTTTACAGTAAGAAAAATGATGTCCCGCTGATTACTTTAATGTCTCTAGCTCGCCAGGAAAGTGCATTAGATATTGAAGCGCGCTCACCAGTTGGGGCAAGGGGTATCATGCAAATCATGCCTGCTACCGCGAAACATACCGCAGATGTGTATAATTTAAATTATAACGATGCGGATGAACTTTATAATGTTCAAAAGAACATCGAAATAGGTAGTTCTTACCTCGGTGGCTTGTTGGAAGATTTTAATCGCAATAGAATTTTTGCTTTTGCCGCTTATAATGCAGGCCCACATCGTGTGAAGCAGTGGCGAGCACGTACTAATCAAAGTATTGATGCCTACTCATTTATTGAGGCGATTCCTTTTGATGAAACACGTGGCTATGTGCAGAATATTTTAATGTTTGAAACGTATTATCGAAACTTACTTGGTCAAGATGGGGCATTTTTAACCCCTCAAGAAGTAAAGGAAAAATATTAG
- the pgeF gene encoding peptidoglycan editing factor PgeF, translating into MNNIVLPNWPAPKNVKAFASTRLGGLSSGVYQGLNLGMHVNDDNDIVQANRDEVVQLLNMPTSPVWLNQTHSTTVVELLKPTQHVLDGDGSVTSHNKIVCAVMTADCLPVLLTNTDGTQVAAVHAGWRGLADGILENAVQRFTKPSQVMAWLGPAIGPSAFEVGEDVYQTFTQYDSHAKDAFTVCQLQPKKWLADMSILATQRLNQAGVEQVFASQRCTFSEPEYFYSYRRDGLTGRQATFIWIE; encoded by the coding sequence ATGAATAATATTGTTCTTCCCAATTGGCCTGCGCCAAAAAACGTTAAAGCGTTTGCTTCTACTCGTTTGGGAGGGCTATCAAGCGGAGTTTATCAAGGCTTAAACCTTGGTATGCACGTTAATGATGACAACGATATTGTTCAAGCCAACCGTGATGAAGTCGTGCAATTGCTTAATATGCCGACTTCGCCTGTATGGTTAAATCAAACTCACTCAACAACAGTAGTTGAATTACTAAAACCAACACAACACGTGTTAGATGGCGATGGTTCTGTGACGAGCCATAATAAAATCGTTTGTGCTGTGATGACCGCTGATTGTTTACCTGTATTGCTCACCAATACCGATGGTACTCAAGTGGCGGCTGTTCATGCTGGTTGGCGAGGACTGGCCGATGGCATTTTAGAAAATGCTGTTCAACGGTTCACTAAGCCAAGCCAAGTGATGGCTTGGCTTGGTCCAGCTATTGGCCCGAGTGCTTTTGAAGTCGGTGAAGATGTTTATCAAACCTTCACTCAATATGATAGTCATGCTAAAGATGCTTTTACAGTCTGCCAACTTCAGCCAAAAAAATGGCTGGCTGACATGTCGATACTGGCCACTCAGCGTTTAAATCAAGCAGGAGTTGAGCAAGTGTTTGCTAGTCAACGTTGCACCTTCTCTGAGCCTGAATATTTCTATTCTTACCGCCGTGATGGGTTGACAGGACGACAAGCGACCTTTATCTGGATAGAGTAA
- the hpf gene encoding ribosome hibernation-promoting factor, HPF/YfiA family, translated as MKLNITGKNIEVTSSIRDYIEAKFKKLEKWQIDLIGCHATISTEPGKQQKIEVTVSVPKGQLVASASNEDLYKAINEVEQKLERQLNKLSHKPEAKRAQSEKRELEEEIEEI; from the coding sequence ATGAAACTAAACATTACTGGTAAAAACATTGAAGTAACCTCTTCCATCCGTGACTACATCGAGGCGAAGTTTAAAAAATTAGAAAAATGGCAAATTGATCTGATTGGTTGTCATGCCACTATCAGTACAGAACCTGGCAAGCAGCAAAAAATTGAAGTCACCGTTAGCGTGCCAAAAGGTCAACTGGTTGCCTCTGCATCTAATGAAGATTTGTACAAAGCGATTAATGAGGTAGAGCAAAAACTCGAACGACAACTTAATAAGCTCAGCCATAAACCTGAAGCGAAACGTGCTCAGTCTGAAAAACGAGAATTAGAAGAAGAGATAGAAGAAATTTAA
- the pheA gene encoding prephenate dehydratase, which produces MNTNNSQPSLSLNAIRLRLNELDDQLLKILSERRTLSLDVAKSKVETAKPVRDAQREQELLVKLINNGKDKYQLDAPYITKIFHTIIEDSVLLQQAYLQNLVNPQESRKPLARVAFLGSKGSYSHLASLEYFSRKNTELIELNCKHFKEVTSTVESGHADFGVLPIENTSSGSINEVYDLLQHTTLYIVGEMTLPIEHCLLAPQEMRLEDIKTLYSHPQPHQQCSEFLSRLNGVTLESCVSTADAMQKVKELNRPDVAAIGNSTTGKLYGLQVVKENIANQTENHTRFIIVARKPVEVSTQIPAKTTLIMSTSQEAGSLVQTLLVLQRYGINMTKLESRPIMGNPWEEMFYVDLEAHLGSVEMQQSISELTKITRHLKVLGCYPIENIKPTQVKLEG; this is translated from the coding sequence ATGAATACCAATAACTCTCAACCTAGCCTGTCTTTAAACGCGATTCGACTTCGCTTAAATGAACTCGATGATCAACTGCTAAAGATTTTATCTGAGCGCCGAACATTAAGTCTTGATGTTGCTAAAAGCAAAGTTGAAACCGCTAAGCCAGTTCGTGATGCCCAACGTGAACAAGAGCTGTTGGTAAAACTGATTAATAATGGTAAAGACAAGTATCAACTCGATGCTCCCTATATCACTAAAATTTTTCACACCATCATTGAAGACTCAGTATTGCTACAACAAGCCTACTTGCAAAACCTAGTTAACCCACAAGAAAGTCGTAAGCCACTGGCTCGTGTTGCTTTTTTAGGTTCAAAAGGCTCTTATTCACATCTTGCAAGCCTTGAATATTTCAGTCGTAAAAATACCGAACTCATAGAGCTTAATTGCAAACACTTTAAAGAAGTGACCTCAACCGTTGAATCTGGTCATGCAGATTTTGGCGTATTGCCAATTGAAAACACCAGCTCAGGTTCAATCAACGAAGTATATGACCTATTACAACACACGACGCTTTACATCGTAGGCGAGATGACCTTGCCTATCGAACATTGTTTATTAGCACCACAAGAGATGCGTCTAGAAGATATCAAAACACTGTACTCTCACCCTCAACCACACCAACAATGCAGTGAATTTTTAAGCCGCCTAAATGGAGTCACTCTAGAATCCTGTGTCAGCACGGCAGATGCGATGCAAAAAGTAAAAGAGCTTAATCGCCCTGATGTCGCCGCCATTGGTAACTCAACCACAGGAAAACTTTACGGCTTACAAGTAGTAAAAGAAAACATTGCAAATCAAACTGAAAATCACACTCGATTCATTATTGTGGCGCGTAAACCTGTTGAAGTATCCACTCAGATCCCAGCCAAAACGACTTTAATCATGTCGACTTCCCAAGAAGCAGGTTCGTTAGTACAAACCTTATTGGTGCTACAGCGTTATGGCATCAATATGACCAAACTAGAGTCACGCCCTATTATGGGGAATCCATGGGAAGAAATGTTCTATGTCGATTTAGAAGCCCATCTCGGCTCAGTCGAAATGCAGCAATCGATCAGTGAATTAACTAAAATCACTCGCCATCTAAAAGTACTGGGATGTTACCCAATCGAAAATATCAAACCAACACAAGTCAAACTGGAAGGATAA
- the yjjX gene encoding inosine/xanthosine triphosphatase, with protein sequence MKSTKKVVVASLNPAKIKAVESAFTACFPECEFMFEGVSVPSEVPDQPMNDNETKQGALNRVHNAQSAMTDGDFYVGLEAGIEDQFTYAWMIIESNPKHGKVQRGESRSACLMLPPRVLEKVKQGKELGHVMDEVFATENIKQKGGAIGLLTHHQLTRSSVYYQALVLALIPFSNAKHFPL encoded by the coding sequence ATGAAAAGTACTAAAAAAGTGGTTGTTGCTTCGTTAAACCCAGCAAAGATAAAAGCGGTAGAAAGTGCATTTACTGCCTGTTTTCCAGAGTGTGAGTTTATGTTTGAAGGGGTATCGGTGCCTAGTGAAGTGCCCGACCAACCAATGAATGACAATGAAACCAAACAAGGTGCACTTAATCGAGTACACAATGCACAATCAGCAATGACTGACGGTGATTTTTACGTCGGATTAGAAGCAGGAATTGAAGACCAATTTACTTATGCTTGGATGATCATTGAAAGCAACCCTAAGCACGGAAAGGTACAACGTGGTGAATCACGTTCAGCATGTTTAATGTTGCCACCACGAGTATTAGAGAAAGTAAAACAAGGTAAAGAGCTTGGCCATGTTATGGATGAAGTGTTTGCCACTGAAAATATCAAACAAAAAGGCGGTGCAATAGGCTTGCTTACACACCACCAATTGACCAGAAGTTCGGTTTATTACCAAGCTCTTGTGCTGGCATTGATTCCATTTTCAAATGCCAAGCACTTTCCGCTTTAA